Below is a window of Dromiciops gliroides isolate mDroGli1 chromosome 5, mDroGli1.pri, whole genome shotgun sequence DNA.
aattattattaataaggcatatttatatagcactttaagatttacagaacagtttctttttattttttttttggcagggcaatgagggttaagtgacttgcccagggtcacacagctagtaagtgtcaagtgtctgaggccggatttaaactcaggtcctcctgaatccagggccggtgctttatccactgcgccatttagctgcccttaCAGAACAGTTTCATCACAACATGCCCCCACCAGGGTTTGCCAAGGGAACAGCAGAATTTGACTCATTATATAAAGATTATTACCCAGTTTCACAGATAGGAAATTTATGAATACCTTACCCAATGCCACAGAGCCAGTAAATGATGGAAGTTGAAGATAAATCTGACTTTCCTACCTAGTGTTTCCTCTCATGACAACCCTACAGGATCCCCAAATACTTTCTGAACCATCAAAGATCCAATTATCTTCAGAATTCATGTGGATAGATATGTAAACTACATTCCATCTATATTGTTCACTATGTTCCAGTTatgtgtaatatatgtgtgtaaacatgTATGTCTATACATAGATTTTATATGtgagcatatgtatatatattaatatatatcagatatgtatgtatatatgtatatgtgttaacCCAAGTATTCAATTAGTCAATTAAACATCTGTACCTGTAGATGTAAGtagataatgtgtgtgtatacatacaaatattcaATTTGTCCATTGTGTGGCATTCTCTCTGGATTCATCTGCCCAACACAGAATATCCTGTTTCCCAATCACTGTAGGAATACAAACGCATGCACATTCATTACTCTACTAATTTTGTCTCTCCACCATGGTTACTATCAATACCCCTACCATAACTAATgaccatatacatacacataaaattcTTGCAATGAAGGGTGAAGAACCCAGGATATTCTACCACACTGAGACATCTTTATGAAAACTAAATGAGTTGCAAGccattagtgaaaaaaaaaatcttgttcatcctttttattttagaCAAGGCCACATTTAAACTTCCAATGGTAGACCTAGATTGATCCTAGCTTTAAAAACCTCCAAAAGAGGCAGACACTATGTAAATATGAGGAGTGCTATTTTCATTTCAGTAGTTAGCACTCATTAATAACTGAACAAAATCATACATAGATGAATCTGTCTCTATCTCAATCAATAGGAAATTATGGTTATAGGTATAGCAGTCATTTCAGAATCAGCTGCTTATATGAGTTAGATCATCAACTGTTTAGAACAAAAGAGAATGTCATTTACAGAGGATTCTCTTTTTGATAAGATTCTCCAATTCTTTTCAAAGATCACATTGTACTAGAGAACTAAGTGAAATACATaccaattcaaagaaaaatatcataTAACCatccaaatcagaaaaaaaagttgatgaaaaattaatttttgtcaTACACATGTAGCTGTATGAACAGCCCACAACCTcattagatggatagatagatgatagatagatgatagagagatagatataaagaggagacagagagagaaagagagagagagagaacatgggaTAGTAGATAGAAAACCATCAGGAAGGCCTGACTGTTCAAGGCTTGGCTCTGATACATACCAAATGTGTGATTCTGGACTCAGTGACCCCAGGCCATTGGTTGAAAAGTTAGTGACTGATTAAGGaagttccctacatcaatgaaatcacagccaGGAGCACTGAGAATTGAGTGGTGGTTCcatattcacacagctagtatcttcAGATATACAACGAGATGACTCCAGAATTGAATAAGAGACTGAGCTTAATTGTTTTTGGAAAAATATGGAGTTCAAAGATTGTAATAATCCTAAACCGTTTACTGCTATGCAAATCCATTTCTTTAAcatcagtattcttttttttttaatggctgtgCATCACAAAACATCATAATCTGAGAATGATGAAAATTACAGGTGACCCAAAAGACTGGTAAGTTAGCTCAAACATATTACCAGTGATGACTTACTCATGAGaagtgacagagaaaaaaaaatcttaaatatccCTGTGAGGTCTTGGCAAGAACTGAGGACAAGaacattatttttatcttttcagaGCTTGGTAGTTGAGCATTAGTAATTGAGAAGAATTGAAAAAGATAAAAGTCATTTATTAGCATGTTTCTTTATGACCTATGACTCTCCAAACATTCCAAGAGCATTTCATATTGTGATGCAccttttcatataaataaatagcCCAAACCTCTGTTATTCCTACATCATGAGACTGTGAATCACTTGGCAAAAATTTGAACTGTCCTGTCATTGAAAAAATGCTGAATTGTTCTCCTTACTGAAATTCTACCTATATATTTATTACCAAAAACAAATCAGGCAAAGTACAGCAGCCTTCCTGAATCATGCTCAACATAACAACTGTTCTATTCCAAAATATCAACCTCTAAAATCTTCTAAGTGAGggttttggttggttgttgttgctTTCAGTCCATTTAACCCATCTCTCACAAGTGGCATCTCCTAGTCTTCCTATTTTCATAATTTGGTTGCTAAAAcatagaatgaaagaaagaatttaacaTACTAAATAAGGTCATGACCCAAGTAATTGGGAACTAACTATTCCACATTTGAAAACCAGTAAGATTTATGTaattttttctctattaaaaaaaaaaccagtatctTTTTAGGTAGGATAAGCACACTCCACTGATTTCTCTAGTAGGGTTAATGAACACATTGAAAATATCTCATTAATTTCTTTGGCCCCTTTTGTAAAGCACCAAAATGacattctgaggggcagctaggtggcgcagtggataaggcaccagcctcggattcaggaggacctgagttcaaacccagcctcagacacttactagctgtgtgaccctgggcaagtcacttaacccccattgccctgaaaaaagaaaaacaagcaaacaaacaaacaaacaaaaatgacattCTGATCTAACAGCTGGAGAAACGTAAGTATAGGTGAATAGAATCACTCAATAACAACAAGTAATTTCAGTTCTGTTCCACGCTATGAAAATTACTAAGCCTTGTAGGCTTGCTATTATTGTCTTTGAGCACCAGGTTTGGCAGAGGCATTATTAATcaaagatctagagctggaaggggccttagaagccaTCCAAttcaatctctcattttataactgaagaaactgaggtccatggagGGATATTTGTGTCCagtgattaaatttttaaaaattcaaagtttGGTGAGTTGGGACAATCTGTTAGATTTGGACTCACAGAatctagatttatatcccaactCCACCACTCTctccctacctgtgtgaccctggctgggcgTGTACCTCAACCTCTTTGaccctccttttccccatcttaaAGTAGAAGATGTTGACCCATATGGACCTCTGAAGACTAAATGTAGGTAGGATCTTAAGTCTTGAATCCTACCTCTATTCCTTTGGGCAGCCTAAATTACTTACTTTTCTCCTCCTGTTTTATGCCTGCCTTGATGTCAATATTCAATAGGTTGCTAAACAAAGGACTTCACATCTTGCATTGTGTAATTTTAATACATACattggagacttttttttttgaggagggcaTTTAAAGCTCTAGTcaacagctttttttttaaagtctctatTAACTCTTTCAGGCCACCTCAAAattggttttgatttttcttttccctactcACTTATCAACCCCAAGGGACTAAGAAAACTATTAAACTTTCTGAAGAAGCCCCAACAGGATCAGGCCAACAATGAATCCCTTGGGGAAAGGTACTTGATTTCCTGTTTCTTAATTTCCATGGATATAAAAACTATGCTACAGATGTTTTGAACTATGAAAGGGAAACTCATAGAAAGTACCAAAGAAGTTGAAATGTAATCAATCATTTACATTTCCATAAAATGTGAATTTACAATGTATCTCcataaacaagagagagaatacaTAATACTTTGACTGAAATCATTTAGGGGGAGGAAATGTTTGTtgctattggtttttgtttttgtttttaacaaaaatgCCTCCAGGTTCTTCTAGCACTTCTTTAGccttattttgatgtttttacaATAACTGGATGCCAAAACAACAGGCTGTGTGTCTTTTTAGGTAAAATAGTCCCCATGCATTTAATAAGCTTAGAAAATCCTAGTGTAATCATAAATGTGTTACATCATCGCTATCTTACCAATATAAGGTTTTGTGTAATGGCTGTGACATCAAGACGGTGAAGTATTCATTTAtaagcttttggggggggtggaaacCTTGACTGCAGTGTATCCAATAAGAATGTAATATGCAAATCAACTCATATTATCTGTACGCTGATTGGCTGGAGTTCTCCCGAATGTCACTGTCTCACCACCCAGCAAAGAGCTATTTTATAGCTGCCTAGAGATCAAATTATTACCGTAGAgaagatctttattttttttcctgtgtttcaTTAGCAgaatattataaagcaataagcATACAGGAAGAGAGGCAGACGTCTTGCAGTGGGAATTAATGAAAGTATGTCCATCGGGGTTCTTTGTTGTGGTTTAAAAATATTGTGATATCTAAGAAACAAAATACTACCTGGGATATGGTGAATAAGGAAATGCATAGCTTTGGTAACATTAGTTGCACCCAAATGTCTGATTATGCAGTTTCTGTGATATCATCAGGACCTTTAGGTAGCTATAACTTTATGTTTCCTTTTATCTTACTAGTATTCTTCATCTGTATTCACAGAGGTGGGGAAAACTCTCTCACATACAACAGCTTTGACATCACCAATCTATTCTACTGTACTTTcgaggtggaaaaaaaaagaaaagaaagagaaagaaaggaaaagaaaaagaaaagggggggggagccTATTTATCTccagaaggagaaagagatgtCATTTTAAAATCTTCCCAAGGCtgttcattttagtcatgtttatTAAGGTAGAATGGGCACCATATGTTATGCGGCTTGGCAAGGGGGGATGGGGTGTGTTCACCTTCTTCCAAGTAATATACATATCTGCGTATACGGATGATTAACAAGGACAGGGGTAACTTGTGCTAACTGATTCCCCTTCttcccaattaaaataaaattatgcttttCCCGCCCCCTTCTATATACCAGTCTTTCTGCTAGCTTGCAAATTCAAGAATAAGCTTGGGAATCGTTTGAGAAGGAAACTAAAAGAAGCTCTGATacccaaagaaggaaaggagaaaaaaaaaacctgtgggggggggggtgaggcaaggggaggaggaagaagggaggaggagtgCAGGGAAGCTGGGGAGGAAGGGGACGGGCACTGGTCGTAGGACCTAATGCATTGCAAAGTACAACAGTGCGgtgatggggaaggagagaagagcatAATGAGTTCTTTCCAGGCCCTCACTCTGAATGAAGGCAGAGAAAAAGTTCAGAAGCCACAAGAGGGGCCAAACCCTTTATATCCCCAGGAGGACCGGACAGGATCTTCAGTAAATCCAGCTAGCAATGATAACGGTTTGCTGCTGCAGCTGCCCTCATTGAGGCGGTGgctgctgcctctgctgctgctagtgttgctgttgctgctgccgcCACCTCTGctgtttctgctgctgctgctatttctgctgctggtgctgctgcccctactgctgctgctgctggtgctgccGCTGCTGGGGCTCCTGCGTTACTGGGAGAGATTGTGCCGCTGCGACAGGGGAGGACGAGGCTAGTAGCTCAAGGAGGCTCCAACGCGCAGGCGCTGTTGGAGCCACTGACTAGCTCCTCAGTCAAGGtactaaagcaaaaaaaaaaaaaaaaattcagcaatttATAGAAAGAAGAAGCTATAGTCTGTCGGGATATCCAATACCAACAGGTAGGAGGATATGCTCTTGGTTAGGTtgggggggttgggagggggggCACGGTGGTGATGGAGCTGCAGGTTCACGGGCAGAGATACCTCCCTGTGGTTTTTGACAATAAACTGCATAATGGAAGTACACACAGACAATGCATCTTCAACAGGGCTTATTGGGAGCTCCTTGTCTGGAGAGCATTTCAAGACTGAGGGAAATCGGGCTGCGAACCACCAAGAACAGCTCCCTTGCAACACAGAAGCGATTTTTCTTCCCATCTCCGTGTATGtactgtgtgtgcatgtgcatgtatctCTCTATTATAAATCCAGGGGTGGCGGATTTCAGGTTTCGTAATATGCCTGGTGCTGTCAGTATTTACCCGGGGACACACCAGTGGGGAAATTAGAATCATCCAAAGCAGGTTTTGCCAGGGTTTTTTGGTGGCTTATTCTGGGTGGTAGAAGAGTAGCAAAGGGAACGCGCTTTTAGTgggggaaatgactgaaaaaaaccctGGTTTCCCTGGCGTGGCCCCAAACGCAGAATCTGGGTACCCTGTAGATAATCTGCTTTTTGCTTTAAAATGTAGCTACTTGTTGTTTGGAGCAATGAATAGCGGAGTAAACGGGTGAGGCTTAATTACCCAAGATATTCATTTGAATCCGGGCGGCCAAGGCTTACAAATGGAAGTGCATTATTCCTCTGGGTGTGTTTCCTTGGCCAATATTTACATTAACCATTGCTAGGTATCATGtgggtttaaaagagaaaagatttttgCCAAAAcggtgggggatggggtgggggaaggggacgACAAAAGACTAAATCACATCACTGTTGTGTCCTCCCAGGACCAGTGTCTATTCATTCTAAAGTCTAATGGATGAAATCATGGTTTAGAAGAAAGAGCAAATACTCTTCTGCCTAGACAATATGCAGGAATGATTGTTTCTGATTCGTGTGCTTGATGGGTTCTGgttaaaatacataaattttGCGGGGGTTCTTTGGGTGTGATCCATATCAACGGAGCAACTATCTGTAAAACATTGACAAATATTAAGACCTCAGATAGATGGAGATAATGTTCCTTTCTCTCCGTGTCTTTTATATTAGCAGCCTCAGTAGGTTTAATTTTACATGCCAATGATTAATTCCTAGGTTGACACCATTTAAAATAAGGAcggttcattttttaaatcttaaaggtATCCAAGTAAAAGGTaccttttctaaaatatagagaccCTTTCTGAACTAGATCACTTAAGAAAGCATAAACAAGCCAATCTTCTGAAATCTCAAGCATATTAAATAGTTTATAGCATGCATTTGACATCCAGGTACCTCGAATGTttgcccccctaaaaaaaaattataacatgtaaaacaaaaaagagtactagatttTACAACTTCATTTGCTTTCCCATAAATTAACAGCTTAATGTTAGTACTTTCTGACATCATTGCTTGTTAACTTAAGAACTGAtagctcaattttttttcagatattctAATGGCAAATCagatggaagaaaggaggatGTATGACTAGACACCaaatcagttcttttttgtggattACATTTGCAGTAAGATGTATGGATCTATCTCTTCCTTGTTCTTATATATAGATCATGAGACTTGACTGAGGCAATATCCTtagcatccatccatctatggcGAACTATAGCCATGCAGCTGACAACATTTTGCAAAATCTCTCTCCTTTAACCGCCTTTCTGAAACTGACTTCCCTGGGTTTCATAATAGGAGTCAGCGTGGTGGGTAACCTTCTGATCTCCATTTTGCTAGTCAAAGATAAGACCTTGCATAGAGCTCCTTACTACTTCCTGTTGGATCTTTGCTGCTCAGATATTCTCAGATCTGCAATTTGTTTCCCATTTGTATTCACCTCTGTTAAAAATGGCTCTACCTGGACTTATGGGACTCTGACTTGCAAAGTGATCGCCTTCCTGGGGGTTTTGTCCTGCTTCCACACTGCTTTCATGCTGTTCTGCATCAGCGTCACCAGGTACTTAGCTATAGCTCACCACCGCTTCTATACAAAAAGGCTGACCTTTTGGACTTGTCTGGCTGTCATCTGTATGGTGTGGACCCTCTCTGTAGCAATGGCTTTTCCCCCAGTTTTAGATGTGggcacttattcattcattaggGAGGAGGATCAATGCACCTTTCAACATCGTTCCTTCAGGGCCAATGATTCCTTGGGATTTATGCTGCTCCTTGCCCTCATACTCCTAGCCACACAGCTTGTCTACCTCAAGCTGATATTTTTTGTCCACGATCGAAGGAAAATGAAGCCAGTCCAGTTTGTAGCAGCAGTCAGCCAGAACTGGACTTTTCATGGCCCAGGAGCCAGTGGTCAAGCAGCTGCTAATTGGCTGGCAGGATTTGGAAGGGGCCCCACACCACCCACCCTGCTGGGCATTAGGCAAAATGCAAATACCACAGGCAGAAGAAGGCTGCTGGTCTTAGACGAGttcaaaatggaaaagagaatcaGCAGAATGTTCTACATCATGACTTTTCTCTTCCTCGCCTTGTGGGGCCCCTACCTGGTGGCCTGTTACTGGAGAGTTTTTGCAAGAGGGCCTGTAGTTCCAGGGGGATTTCTAACAGCCGCTGTCTGGATGAGTTTTGCCCAAGCAGGAATCAATCCTTTTGTCTGCATTTTCTCCAACAGGGAGCTGAGGCGCTGTTTCAGCACAACCCTTCTTTACTGCAGAAAATCCAGGTTACCAAGGGAACCTTACTGTGTTATATGAGGGAGCATCTGTAAATCTTTAGCCTTGTGAAACACTACCCTTCTCTGCTAAGCAATTGTGGCCTGTAGCCATATCTTGAGAAGAAAATCAAGAATGGGATCAGCAGTTGTAAGGATTTGGGCAACATTCTGCAGTCCTTGCATTAGCTCACCTATAATCCTATTTTAAACCTAAAAGTGTTCCTGCTGACCATTGGTGAAGGTTTGTAATTAAGAAAGGACTGAACCACTGCCCTAAGTTTCTCTATGTGGTTGAAATCTAGATCCTGAAAGTAGCAGGTGCTAAGTATCAGTGCTAAATGCTGTGTATATCACTACATAAGATAAGACCATCAAAAAAGATTAGCATTGGACATCTTAATAAATTAAGTTGACATGAGGTAAATGTGTTGATAAAAAAACTAATTTTAGAAGTTTGAAGACTTTGAAACATTTCATACTCTTATTGTTTTTGCAAAGACTAATTACTGGGGGACTTAAAGTACTGTAATCAACTAAAGATGTGCCATGCATTATTGGATTATCACACTTAAAAATCTGTTTGCCTTGTAAGTTTTGGGGAGCATTCCAAAAGCAGGATTTTGGTTCCAATTTGAGTTAACTTCCCACCCCCAAATGTGTTACTGTTTCTAAATGCCATTTTTCCTACTGGTAAAAAATACTAGCATTGGACTATGTTATGTAGCTTTTTGTTGATTTGGTAAAAAGGTTTACTCAactcattttatattttgcaaataCTAGATATCTGTCTGGTAGGCAACATTAGTGGTAATATCCAGTCATAATTGAGCATAATACAGAACAAACACATGTTGCCTTATAGGGTTATctagtattttccattttatttatcattGGAGCAAATAGGCAAGGAAAATTGAATCTGT
It encodes the following:
- the GPR85 gene encoding LOW QUALITY PROTEIN: probable G-protein coupled receptor 85 (The sequence of the model RefSeq protein was modified relative to this genomic sequence to represent the inferred CDS: inserted 1 base in 1 codon), yielding MANYSHAADNILQNLSPLTAFLKLTSLGFIIGVSVVGNLLISILLVKDKTLHRAPYYFLLDLCCSDILRSAICFPFVFTSVKNGSTWTYGTLTCKVIAFLGVLSCFHTAFMLFCISVTRYLAIAHHRFYTKRLTFWTCLAVICMVWTLSVAMAFPPVLDVGTYSFIREEDQCTFQHRSFRANDSLGFMLLLALILLATQLVYLKLIFFVHDRRKMKPVQFVAAVSQNWTFHGPGASGQAAANWLAGFGRGPTPPTLLGIRQNANTTGRRRLLVLDEFKMEKRISRMFYIMTFLFLALWGPYLVACYWRVFARGPVVPGGFLTAAVWMSFAQAGINPFVCIFSNRELRRCFXHNPSLLQKIQVTKGTLLCYMREHL